The following coding sequences lie in one Leptospira hartskeerlii genomic window:
- the trpS gene encoding tryptophan--tRNA ligase encodes MRILTGVQPSGKLHLGNYFSVIRKLVDYQNKSDLFCFVADLHALTTFSSAKNQTENTYDAVCDFLALGIDPDKCAFWIQSEVPEVTELTWYLSMSITVPKLELAHSYKDKVAKGIVPSGGLFFYPVLMAADILAFNSDKVPVGKDQKQHLEYARDIAEKFNSQYGETFKLPEPEIDEETAIVPGVDGAKMSKSYGNTINFFDDEKKLKKSVMGILTDSAGVDESKDYEKSIIYAIHSLFLNESEKKDLQSRFTNPGTGYGDLKKALLETVLEYFGPYRKEREKIAADPAYVRSVMKKGSDKARAASSQILDNVRGKLGIGISKVSV; translated from the coding sequence ATGAGGATATTGACCGGAGTACAGCCTTCTGGTAAATTACATTTAGGAAATTACTTCTCCGTTATACGCAAGTTAGTCGATTACCAAAACAAGTCCGACCTATTCTGTTTCGTGGCGGATCTGCACGCATTAACCACTTTCAGTTCCGCAAAAAACCAAACAGAAAATACTTACGATGCCGTTTGCGATTTTTTAGCATTAGGGATCGATCCTGATAAATGTGCGTTCTGGATCCAATCAGAAGTTCCCGAAGTCACTGAACTTACTTGGTATCTAAGTATGTCTATCACTGTTCCTAAATTGGAATTGGCGCATTCTTACAAAGATAAGGTCGCAAAAGGGATCGTTCCAAGTGGAGGACTTTTCTTTTATCCTGTATTAATGGCAGCAGACATTCTCGCGTTTAATAGCGATAAGGTGCCTGTAGGAAAAGACCAAAAACAACATTTAGAATATGCAAGAGATATTGCGGAGAAGTTCAACTCCCAGTACGGAGAGACCTTCAAACTTCCTGAACCTGAAATAGACGAAGAGACTGCGATCGTTCCAGGAGTGGACGGAGCGAAAATGTCAAAGTCTTACGGAAACACGATCAACTTTTTCGACGATGAGAAGAAATTAAAAAAATCCGTAATGGGAATCCTCACGGATTCTGCAGGAGTGGATGAGTCCAAGGATTATGAGAAAAGTATAATATACGCGATCCATTCTCTCTTCTTAAACGAATCCGAAAAAAAAGACCTTCAGTCCAGATTTACAAACCCAGGAACCGGTTATGGAGATCTCAAAAAAGCACTATTGGAAACTGTCTTAGAATATTTCGGACCTTATCGAAAAGAAAGAGAAAAGATCGCCGCAGATCCTGCTTATGTAAGATCCGTTATGAAAAAAGGATCAGACAAAGCAAGAGCAGCTTCTTCCCAAATCTTGGATAACGTAAGAGGAAAACTCGGGATCGGGATCTCAAAAGTTTCGGTTTAA